The segment AGTGATGGAGGAGAGAAAATCACTCCATCCACAGCAATCCTCCTCGCATGGGATGACGCGCCAAAGAACTACCCCATGTCACGCACAACCACCAACATCCAGCATCGCATCATCGCAACGAAGAAGATGTGATTCAAGGGCAAGCCCGGAGGGGcaattgaattgcaaatttaaGACTCgctttgccttttttttcttctcttaaagattttttccttGCAACAAGAGCCATAAATTGCAGCATCATGTCCAGCCTGAGGGATTCACTGATGAAAAGATCTTTCAACAATTAATGTGTGcaagatgaaaattaattaagatccTCTGACTGGGagaagatgaaagaaaaatcttattaaatttttctttgggggaaagaaaagaaggattTCAAGGAGAAAATGGATGCGGTTAATTTAGTTAAAAGCTCCTTTATTTGAAATTGAGATTTTGTATATCGATGTTTTACTAAAACCACACACTTTTAGGATTAAGGACACCAAAAAGGAGGCCAAGGACGATTAGTTCCTGTAGAGATGGAAAGGAAAAGGATGAAGAGAACAGAAAAAGGTTGAAGTGGAAGAAGatagaaaattgattgattacTTTTCTCATTTAGGGAGGAATTATCATGAttcttctttgttttctttctctcagATTAAATTGAGACTTGTTGAGGttgatttgaattaattaatgcagaataattaaataaagaaaactgcGTAGAAGAAATTATGAGGctttggattaaaaaaaattataaataaaaggaTTAGTGATTAGTGTGTTGATAAATCATTCGCAGAACATGAAGAAGATGTTAAATATCTTCGAAATGTAAGTGATTAAGAcgctttaaaatgaaaagtaggtaaatttttttttctaaaaaatcggaaattggaataagtttattttactgtaataaaagaaaagttttaacacgatttgagaatttatttaatcaaaaatcttttcttttcttacaattagagaatttaaagattttttctgtaagaaattttgcaatatattgacaccataaaggaaaaattaacttttaaaaaaccATTATAGgatctttttaaaaaagttcttaatgaAGCAATTCTTTAAGATTCTGTTTAATTGACGAAAACCGATTTAAccctggaggattttgctggccaccgtggataatttgacttttttaaatcatctcaaaattaaaatctatttaacatttcgtgataaattctacatcactacatatatgtagggaaattcaattagttTAAGTTCATAGaacgaaaatttaaaaaaaaaacactatttaaaagaaaattaaggtcaaagttttgtgattagaaacctcgatcatcaaataagaactttttagttgcaaaagaaaagataaatcCACAGAATCTGCCctaatttttgacaattattaggtaggtatattttattttccttcataaaatgaaaaagtaaaaaaaaatccatttatgacgtcattgtttgcagtTTTGTCCAAATCTTTGTCAACTTCTCACAGATGTTCCCAGTGCAAAATGGGAAATAtctggcaatttttttctcatattgaTACTTTAATTGGATGAcgtttttccatacaaaacgaataaactccttcaacaattaattttgtatctATAACttcgaagaaaaattttaacgtaaaatagggattttgtaatatttgttatttattcCTTGTGATCGATCCTGTGAGTCTTTTTGTcgttaaaattgattagaataatattaataaaaacgttaaaatccGAATGgacctcaaagggttaaaataagagtttttttcttctaaccgAATTCACTTAAAATTACCCCAAATTGATGctataaacaaataattagggaaacgtggcccaattcggacctcttaaggcctttttcaatccgctgTTACTTAAAACGgataaaacaataaatgtaGAAGGTAATGggagttaaaagagcattaaatcatttaatcattttctcattctgcgcggaTTGGTGGTCGGAATTAGGCCATGTTCCCCTACGTGTTTTTTATGgattaatcaatttcttttaattcattacGATGAAGCCAATAAAACCCATTATTTTGAACGCAATtgtacaataataataaaaaaactctACGTAATAAAATGACCGCGATCTTGAGAAAACTCTGTCTCCCACCAACTCACCTTGAGCGGCATTTAGCAACTTTATCAGCACCGCGATGGAAGTCAAATTGTTCCAATTTATAATCATGTCAATCAATCGTGCACTCTTCcaattttttagttaattaattaattaatgcacACACTAATCGTTCCTGCTGGAACAaccaaaagaaataataaaagaagagaatttctGTGAACCGAGATATCTTTATTATTCTTCcacaaatatttataatacatttttcttgcttttatAGGAATTATgtgtaatgtaatttttttttctctgatttttcttttattctgtttTCTCTGtctcaacacaaaaaaaatcacaattttgtaaatgaaaaattgggcttttcattgaaagatttcttcttcattttgttaatttatttatggttcaaaaaaaaagtctgtgGAGTTTCCAATATAGTTTGTTTGTTATCTTATCAATCTTGACACGaatttgttttactaaaaaaaaccaaaaaaaaaagatctcaagatgaattattcttgaaaatgaaatgcaaaaatgcTCCTCTAATGTATAACCTCCTTATATAATCCTTCATTCCTCCCCTTGTCATCAGCctaaagttgttttttttttatttttaatatcttcTCCCCCCATTTCTTCGTCTGCTTTTacacttttaaaaaatcgcaaaattaaatgtttctcCAAAGTCTTTATATCTGagagagatgagaaaaaaatgaattaaatcatttttttaaacactctCACTCTTCTACTTGCGGTTATAAGTACAACAAGGCAATTCACACTTGACCTCAACCCCTTATCTCacttttggaatttaatttttatcctgtcgtattttttttaataaatatttttggaatttacaatttaaaaaaaaatattttaatcgctaaattaatcatttttctggCACCAATTAAGGGTAGGAGGTAcactaattaataaaaattaaaaaaaacaagccaaaaaagaaaagtcattgAACTTTTATTGAGATCAAGTGTGAATGGCCTCCGTTtcttcatttcgtattattattttttgtttttgttttgtttttccttttttaattaaattccttctcaTCAATTTCTAGTACACAAGTAAATTACTAattatttgtagaaaaaaatgacaaaaaaataataattatagtaaaaaaaaaaagaactgaaGATTCTGCCTTCAGAGTGgtagtaaaaaaaagcattcatTTCTTCGAAATTCTACAATATTCTAACCCTTCATCGAtctctattattttttgtttctatTAAGTTGAAATCCTTTTTCATTCGCTTTCCTAAAAAATGTCTAATAAATCAGTTTTACTTCTCGTTTgtatttctttcttcttcttctaatgtgtttattcttttttttcttctttatcaaGACGACGGCGGTGAAGCACCTTTTCGTtattaaatctcttttattttttttttcatttcttcttacTTTTGACTCCCCCTTCTATTTCCATCCCCTTCATTCTAACTTTCTCCATTaaaattactattttttttcttctcaatgtgTGGCTCCgctatttcataaaaattcatcaaattaaaatttttaaatattaataaaaaccaTGACAATTTTGATGCTAATTAATTTACCTTTTATATACACACCCCATTCATTATACGtacaaaatgtacaaataaattaaaaaggagtgtttttcaccatttttttctttcttttcccgTTTTCTCAATTACAATAGCATCAAAATCTCTCTATATTCTTTCTcgttactttttttaattataattttcctcaagTATGTATTTACCATCATTTCTACTCTATGTACtttcttcttcaacaaaaaaaaatttcttctgagATCCCCTATAGCTCTACActtaattccaaaaaaaaagaaaacaaaacaacgtattttccttcaaaaaaatgtttttatgtgtTTCTTATATTTccatataattatttttttatacctttttcttcatttttttttgttatcaatatttagtatttttttcttcattttttttttgtttgtttattatAATGAAAGGCGATTGTTTCTCAAACAGGTGGAGAACAAACGACGCAAAAAAAGACGTTAAAGAGTGGTTCaaactctttttgttttttttttttaaatcttttttaattttttcttcttcatcttatCAATTCCTCCTCGGGCAAAATTGCAAGAAACTTATGCAAGCAACGAGAAGGAAGATTTTTATAATGACGACATGTCATCTTCTCAATTTCTACCACCATTTTGATCACATTCGCGACTAATATGGCCTAGTTTGCCGCAGATGTAGCAAGACTTGCCGCCCTCGGGGCAATGACGAGAAATGTGTCCGCTCTTGTTGCAATTGTAACAAGACATGGATTGACGGTTGTCAATCTGCTCCGGACAGTGACGGGCCAAATGCCCAGTTTTGTTGCAATTGTAGCAAGAAGGATCATCAGCAGACTGGCTGCATTCGCGAGCAATATGCCCGGTGCCTGGaaaacaggaaaaaaaaaacaaaaaacaaaaagaattattaatagaaaacatttaaatatttttaggatttttttttataaaaattatttaaataatttgatgGATTTAATCAGCAACAAAACAAGTACATAAAATTCGTTTACctatttgttttgttttcttcaaaagagAACTAAAAACAAGTTttagaatttgaataaaacaacaaaaaaacgcaataaaaaagataattaaagttttatttctattttttattaccaTTACTGCATAACAGATAAGaatttataaacaaaatttcccaaaacgGAATAGAATTATAgcaaaaagaagagaataagaattattaagactgaaagaatttaattttatactccatttcaaaatttaataaattcagatATATTCAGTAAGACTAGAACGGATTAATTTTGGCTTAACCTTGAATAAGTTAGGTTCGTCAATTCGAACAATCACTTAGACCTAGATTaaggacagaaaaaaaaataataaggaaaaaattgcgaACTATTTAGAACAATTAATGTTGAAAATTGacgttttctttaaaacaatttttaaatattcagtgAACAATATGGACCTAAACTAATTTTAGAGCTAGTACCTATACAAGACACAGAAAgctatttaaaattatcttatATTACTGTTGTCGCTAGAACTTTATCGACAAGTccaattaaagataaaaagttTCGAAGATAACAAGTTCAGTTAAGAGGTTCTATGAAAAGTCTATGAGGTCGCTAGCCTTGTTCCCTATGGACATTCTTCTTCCATCATATTATTTTGAGTCCTAAGGTTTCATAGACTCTGTAAGATACCAATCGTTAACCTGCTAAACTTAAATGATAACCAAGATAGTGTTTAGGAATAAACCTAATTTGAaaacccttttttttcaactacctacctattttgtgaataaaaagtAGATTTCTGTAGtccttaaattattaaattaatcaatattggATCAAAGTAGTTAAATGTGCGACAAGTGAATCGATTTTATTGCGAAGAAGACATTTTTGAGGCACTGTGTGCCATTTAAAGGACATTTAAGTTAAAATGTGAAGGAATAATTATCCTTTACAATTGCAACACTTCACAAACTAACTATAGGAAAGTCTACTAAtattttttggcatattttcttgtgaagaaattgattttttttttaaatttttacctgAGTAAGAGTTTTTCATCacatttattgctttttttttttgctttctaaGTTTATAGCGATTATGATCTGAAGGAAATTTATATTGCTTAGATTCTTGGGATGAAAATTACTCCCAATAATGACGAGGAAATTCAAACTATTTGCAAgttaataaaagaagaaaaattgtggctCTATAATCTTCGAGAGCAGATCATAAACCGGCTAATTTGCAGTAAATTTTCTGGAAAAGCCCTTGTTCTTTTCATTAGAATTTAACATGAAATTCTTAGAAAGCAAAGCTTCCAATAAATCCAAGTCAAGCCTCACCAATTTGTCCGATTCTCCCCTAACATTTTAGCATGCAATTCAATGTAAAATctctattgatttatttctcttattttttttgcatttcaatttgGCCCACAATCGAACgttatttcccaaaaaaaaaacatttaaaggaaaaaaagaaaaaatctatgccaaaaaaaaagatctcat is part of the Lutzomyia longipalpis isolate SR_M1_2022 chromosome 3, ASM2433408v1 genome and harbors:
- the LOC129792265 gene encoding CCHC-type zinc finger nucleic acid binding protein, coding for MSSTTCYKCNRPGHFARECTAGVGGPRDKMGGSNYGRNREKCYKCNQTGHFARECKEEADRCYRCNGTGHIARECSQSADDPSCYNCNKTGHLARHCPEQIDNRQSMSCYNCNKSGHISRHCPEGGKSCYICGKLGHISRECDQNGGRN